The genomic interval gtgtgtgtgtgtgtgtgtgtgtgtgtgtgtgtgtgtgtgtgtgtgtgtgtgtgtgtgtgtggtgttgtgtgtgtgtgtgagtgagtgtgtgtgtgtgtgtgtgttgtgtgtgtgtgtgtgtgtgtgtgtgtgtgtgtgtgtgtgtgtgtgtgtgtgtgtgtgtgtgtgtgtgtgtgtgtgtgccttgtagcCTACTTCACAGTTCTTGCAGTGCTCTGACTCATCACCCTCCTCACATGGGCAGCTATCACAGTGGCCACAGTTCTGCagacgagagagggggggggcacaggcgggtggtgagagagggtgagatagaGGTGaaaagacagggagacagagagagtgcacaagagacagagaaaggtggagagagagaggtggagggtgtGCAGGTGAGAGAGGGTGAGCAACAGGATGAGGGGAAACGAGagagcgcatgagagagagagagagagagagagagagagagagagagagagagagagagagagagagagagagagagagagagagagtatgtgtgtgtgtgagagagagagagagagagagagagagagagagagagagagatagagagagagagagagagagcgagagagagagagatagagagagagagagagagagagagagagagagagagagagagagagagagagagagagagagagagagagagagagaagatatacTGTACCTTGCAGAGCCACAGACAGATATAGCCAGACTCAGAGTGCATTAAGTGCTTTGCTAATCTAAATCAAAGTCTGATATTGGCCATGACTGCAGCAGCCTAAAAGGTTGAACACCACTTGGTGTGGTGACCAAGTGAAGTTCTGCAGCATTCTAGAATGAAATATGGTGGGTGCATTCCGTTGGCATGGTTTCGGTTGCTGGCGCGGAATGTGAATGTTTGTCTGGCGGTTGTGTTTtgggtttcctgtgtgtgtgggtgccaccACATCATTGATATGCAGCGCCTCACACCCACGAAGAAGCCCTCTGCTTTTTATGGCATGCCGGTTTTTGGCGCCATTTAGCCCGTTATTTAGAATACTTGCCCAAGTATCACTTTaaacagagagactggataatactcctagaatctctgctttaaaggtacactgtgcaggaaattgtcaaaaaaggtaggcctactgcaactatgctgctcattgaaactgggctgccatattgccaaatttgatatttacatgaaagtttactcagtaataaacaaatattttctagtatggtccaagtagagtcatttatgcagataaaaatggctattttgggaaattcaaaatggcggaccacggagaagatcccccttttcatgtatgaaaagtgcaatttttccagtcataatgaatacttagaatttggtggtggtggtaagtattcatgaaaaaggtaacattagtgaatgggcagcatgaattctggaaataaacaactaaaaatctcacacagtgtccctttaagtagcttGATGTGTGGGCAGTCATCTGCTAAAACTCATACTCTCGTAAATCTTTCAAATGACCATGAACTGAAGAGAAGGGTACATTATCTTCATGATACTAAACATGCACTTCACAAATATACCACACCAAAGAGCCAGCTTCATACTGCAGGCATAGCAGTCAGAGTACACTCACACCTATAATGACACCATCCCAGCGAGGCAAAAAAGTCACAGTTGTTGTACCTCACAGGCAGAGCAGACTTTGCACAGCGATCCTGACTGGTATTCGGTGGgagcactctcctcctcctcctcttcttcttcttcctcctcgtccAGGTCAATCACAACCTCTGTCGAAGAGAAAGATTATGTCAAACTTCACCTGATAATAGTGAGGATATTCAATGAGGATATTCAATATCTGTAATAATTAAGGTCCATAACAAGGCTTTTGTTGATAAATGAGGGGACAGATTCAACATCTTGTGTCAAAGTCTTGAAGATTCAAAGTCTTGTGGGTAGCCTAGTATGTTTCCAAAAAGGTACACAGTGGACGAGTATACCTCCTGTCCTTTAGCCTACTGTTACTTGTGGCCTTGCAATGCACAGCTGAACTTAATTGATGGAAGTTTTGTTCAGCAAAATTCAAAggtcattatctcatttgcaattgggatgttcaatggggaaaagccccccaaaagttgctctgcCAACGTGTTGACAACAGGGATACTTCATTGCTTTTATTACTGACAGGGCAACACCAAGGCTAAATCCCAAAAGCATCAGGAAAGAATGGGAGGAACTAGTTTGAGTTCCATCCAATCTGACTGACTTTTGGAGACCAACAGTTTCAAGATGGCTGTGGAGGCATCAGTAGGCTATTGATGCATTGGCACCGACACATATTTATTCAGAAGATACCTTATTCTATTTTCAACcagtagagccagaaaagagaaaaagtgcACTTGGCAACaacttgctgtgtgtgtctgacagatagccttgtacagtagcctatctcAGCTGTTACTTAAAGGGCACTGCTAGATTCTGTTCTGAAATTTGCCATCTGATTTCTATTTACACAGAGAATTAACACTGCTAGATGTAACAAGTACTTTTTGTCTCATTTAATACATAGTCTTCAAATGTATCTTCACAGTGAGAATAACTGATACTGCTAAATGTAAGGGGTAATTTCTGTCTCATTTAGTACATAGTTCTCAAACTCAACAGCTAATAGAAATAGTCTGTGATGACATCTGTCACCCCTGAGGGGTAGGCTATGTGAAAAATCATCTTGGCGTATTTCTAAACTGTAACCTGACTACTCAACAGTCACCCGAGCCAGCAGCAGTGGCTGACTCAAGTTTTGTTTTAGCCGAAAGTGTTAGCCGCTAACTTCCCCTAGCTGCCGGTTGCCAGGCCGGTTGCCCTTGATCTCCACGGCTACATCCTCGCACGGGACTGGCTGGAGGACAGCCATGCAGCCGGGCTAACCTGATGTTCCACTTTTGTGATTGGCTCTTTTGTTTCCCAGCCAAGCGTCTCTACAGTGTGCTAACCATGACAGGCCTGCTGGCCTTTGTCTCAGTGGGTCAaagctggaaagagagagagagcgagagagagagagcgagagagagagagagagcgagagagagagagagagagagagagagagagagagagagagagagagagagagagagagagagaaagagagagagagagcttgtacaCCACACCTTTTTTCACTTAAAATAATAGTATAGGACATACGAGTCTGTCATAGCAGGTTATGCGAGTAGAAATCCAATACTCTGACAAATACATTTACTCCAGATGATGTTACGTTGAAGCATCGCTGAAGCGGAGTGGGGGGACTTAAAGAGTTTGGCATAGTTGGGATGCCCGCCACTGTGCTGATATAGCAGACTATTTTAGGGCTGAGGTGTTTGGAAAAAAATGCCCGGGAGGGTTACATGAACAGTGCTGACGAGAACAGAGTGTCCAAGACCGTAATGGAAGCACAGTAATGagtaaaatgaaaacaaaagaaaagtaaagtCTATAAATAGTAGATCTAAATCTGTACTTGAGGTGAGAATAATGTTCTCACACTATTAGCACGTTTCAGGTAGTGAAAAAAGGAGAAAGTACTGGAAGTTACTTCACTGCAACTTAACACCAGTggtgctggccctgccgtggccaaccggtagggcactcccctaccatgcggctgacctgggttcgattcccacccctccgtgtctctctcccaattagcttcctgtccacctctcacactgtcctgttgtcataaaagacacaaaaaaacaacaccactGGTGCTTTTGTTAAAGCTACACTAAGCATGTTTCCTCTTTGGTCACCCTTCCGGCTGAAGGCGGGACAGTCCATTATTCAAACTTCAAACTTCTCCTACACTTCCATTTTGGAGGGCGGCAACGTGAAGTTGTTGAAGAAATAGGCCTAGTTCCTTTAACCATGCTCCAAGTTGTTGAACCACTGAAACAGCTTTTGAAACATTGCTTTCAAAAGAATGAATGGTCTGAATGAACGGTCTACCTCAGTGGTCATGCAAGGGTTAGCACTCAAACACTTGGCTACTCTACCTGCTTCTGTTTCATTAGCGGCAtcctcctcatcgtcatcatcttcaaCGGAATGTTCttcttctgcctcctcttcctcctcagctgcctcatcctcctcttcctcctcttcagctgcctcatcctcctcttcagctgcctcctcctcctcttcctcctcctcagctgcctcctcctcctcctctgcctcttcctcctcctcagctgcctcctcctcctcttcctcctcttcttcagaaGCAGGGGCAGCATCTACCTCACTCACTACTTCCTCCtcagcttcctcctcctctgcttcctcctcctcttcctcctcctcagctgctgcctcctcttcttcctcctcctcctcttcctcctcctccgcttcctcctcctcttccacagcctcctcctcctcagcttcctcctcctcctctgcagcctcctcttcctcctcctcctcagcttcctcctcctcctcttcagcggcttcttcctcttcttcctcatcctcttcttcagcagcagcctcagcttcctcctcctcctcttcctctgcttcttcttcctcctcaactgcttcttcctcctcttcctcctcctcagctccctcctcttcctcctcctcatcttcttcctcctcctctcctccaccatcacccgcatcctcttcttcttcttcttcttcaccacccgcctcgtcctcctcctcctcagcctcagcagccacctcctcctccacctcctctccggcgagctcctcctctacctcctcggCTCCTGCCTCCTCCATCCTTGCACCCCCGGCGCTCAGCAGGGCAACCAGGAGCCCCAAGAGCCAAAAGTGCCTCATAGCAGCCATCTTATCGGGCTACAGTAGTACCTCAGTGGTACACTAGTCGCAGAAACAAGTGGTAGTGGTTAGTCCCAAGCCGATAGTCCCAAATGCACAGCAATTCCAAGTCCGTTAGCAGTGCACCATAAAAACAGGCAAAAGCTATCCAGAACTTGCAGCAGAGCTGAGCTCGCCAGAGCAGCACAGCGCGACCTTTGGAGGTTTCAGACACGCAGGGATCCTTCTAAGGGTATTCCAAACTCTCTCACGCagtcacacactctgacacacacacacgcaccaacagcTCCAATAAGACTGAGGTAGTTCCCGGGACAGTTAAAAATCTTCTGTTAGGATCTTTCCAGAGCTCCAATCTGCCTTGTCcgacacccctccacacacacggaGGGCAAacggaagaaggagaggagaaagggcgagaaagagagagagagagagagcgcgagagagcgaaagagacaagaggagagacacCGGCCTTTGGTGTGCACTTCTCCCtggcgcattcacacacacactggctcgcaTGCCCAGGACGCCACAAAACAGTGGAGCATTGAGGGGGTGAGTGACGGAGGCACATGGCTATGCAAGTATGGAGCTGCTTCTCGCCttaaaaaaagagggagggagtacagggccgggggagagagagagagggggggggggcatagaagGACTAAggtgaaagagaggcagagacagagggagtgagaaaaaagagagagagagtgagagatagatagagagagagagagagatacagcgagagagagagagatacagcgagagagagcgagagcgagagagagagacacacacacacgcacacactgactatGGGGGAGCTATGGGGGGCTCGTCATGAGAGGGCCACTGAGTGTGAGTAGGCACACTGGATCTAATGACACATGTACACTACTGTCTCTCATTATACTTTATATACTGTACCTGAatgtgtaaccccccccccccacacacacacacacacacacacacacgcacacagtacttTCCCAGACTTAACTTTCTGTctccctaaacacacacgcacatgcgcacagtcAAACACG from Engraulis encrasicolus isolate BLACKSEA-1 chromosome 17, IST_EnEncr_1.0, whole genome shotgun sequence carries:
- the LOC134467151 gene encoding cilia- and flagella-associated protein 251, which encodes MAAMRHFWLLGLLVALLSAGGARMEEAGAEEVEEELAGEEVEEEVAAEAEEEEDEAGGEEEEEEEDAGDGGGEEEEEDEEEEEEGAEEEEEEEEAVEEEEEAEEEEEEEAEAAAEEEDEEEEEEAAEEEEEEAEEEEEEEAAEEEEEAEEEEAVEEEEEAEEEEEEEEEEEEAAAEEEEEEEEAEEEEAEEEVVSEVDAAPASEEEEEEEEEAAEEEEEAEEEEEAAEEEEEEEEAAEEEDEAAEEEEEEDEAAEEEEEAEEEHSVEDDDDEEDAANETEAEVVIDLDEEEEEEEEEEESAPTEYQSGSLCKVCSACENCGHCDSCPCEEGDESEHCKNCEVCGVCYMCPIFCDTLCLPGGFVDDFTGSIYQTIASLL